The Cucurbita pepo subsp. pepo cultivar mu-cu-16 chromosome LG15, ASM280686v2, whole genome shotgun sequence genome contains the following window.
ACAGGTGCATCGACATGGATGCATGAGGTCCGCTCTGTGGAAAAGGATGCAGATTCTGTTTCGAGGTTACGTAGATGCGGTGTAATATTTGTAGGAAAAGCAAATATGCACGAGTTGGGTATGGGTACAACTGGAAATAATCCAAATTATGGGTATGTGTCGCTTATCACGAACTTGACAACATtaattgtaacggcccaagcccaccgctgcagatattgtcctttttgggctttccctttcgggcttcccctcaagattttaaaatgcgtctgctaggataggtttccacacccttataaagggtgtgtcgttctcctctccaaccaatgtgggatcttacaatccaccccccttcgggacccagtgttctcgctggcactcattccattctctaatcgatgtgggacccccacaatccaccccctttgggctcagcgtccttgttggcacaccacctcgtgtccacctccctttgaggctcagcctcctcgcaggcacatcgcccggtgtctggctttgataccatttgtaacggccaagcccaccgccagcagatattgttctatttgggttttccctttcgagcttctcctcaagattttaaaacgcgtcgtctagggagaggtttccacacccttataaagggtgtttcgttctcctcctcaaccaacgtgggatcttacattAGTGCTGTATAATCTGAGAATTGGAGGTTGCATTTTTGACTGTATGATTGGAAATCGTCCAGTCGTTGATTATCAAATGTTAAGCCTTATGATTTCATTGGGTGTGCAGAACAACAAGAAATCCTCATGCACCTGATAGGTACACAGGTGGGTCATCCTCAGGTCCTGCAGCCATTGTTGCTTCTGGTATTTGTTCTGCTGCACTTGGAACAGATGGTGGAGGTAGCGAAACATACTTCTTTTAGATTCCGTGTTCTTGATTCTccgtattttattttgtaatgtcGCAAGGACGTTTCGTTTCAacgaaaagttttattttcttccagcAAATCATTTGCTATTAGTTCAgtgtaaaatttttaagataatgTATAATGGCAGGTTCGGTTCGTATTCCTTCCTCCCTTTGTGGTGTCGTGGGCTTAAAAACAACGTATGGCAGGACGAGTATTAAGGGGTACGCCCTTCAACTAATATACTTGAATATAGGGATGAAGATTACAAGTTCCTCTTATATTTCTAAACAAAGTCCAGGACATTGTAACACGTGAAGTACGGCTTTATAAGCTATAGAATTTAGAGTTTTTTATTGAGTAGGTTCTTGCAATGTACCTCGCAAATGGTACGAGTTCTGAACTTCGATTATTAGGAACGATTGGAGTTGAGGGTATCTTAGTTATGCTTTCTTTTCCccccttatttatttatgaaaaaacaatGGATCTCTGATGCttaactttttctttgtaGTTCACTATGTGATAGTGGGACTGTCGAGATTATTGGACCGATAGCGTCGTCGGTGGAAGATATCATGCTAGTGTAAGTGATTCACATTGGGTGCCACCATATGTTGTGGCTCACTGGTCTAGTATACGCATCTTCATGCCATGGTTGACATTTTGATCACTTTGCATTACTTACTCCgcaaaaataaaagggaattTTGCAGAGATGGGGATTGAAAtaggttgtgagatcccacatcggttggggacgagaatgaaacaccctttataagagtgtggaaacctctccctagcagacgcgttttaaaaaccttgagggaaagttcaaagaggacaatatctgctagcggtggacttaggtcattacagttggtatcaaagttagacaccgggcgatgtgccagtgaggaggctgttTCCTGAAGGGgtgtggatttggtgggggtcccacatcaattggagaaaggaatgagtgtcagcgagaacgttgggccccgaaggggggtggattgtgatgtcccacattagttggggaggagaacaaacNTCGTTACATAAGTAGCAAGGACGGAGATGTGGAAGGTTTCCTCGTCTCCGCCCCTCCTCATAGACATCTCTAAGAAGATTGCGCTCCTTCACCTGTCGGTAAAGTTGCTTTGTTGATGTCATTTCCTGTCATGTCTTCGATTTGCTCCGGTGACATAATATGCATGCATAAGTAGGGTAAGGCAGAATCGTTAGGGGTGGGACGGCCGGGTCTTTCTTGTTCTATTCCCTGCACCGAGTTGGTGGCTTACTAGGCTTTTTCCTATATTGAACCTTCAATGGCTACTCTATGACATATTTACACTCATTGTCACCATTACTTTCTTTAATTGCCGGTGCTGCATGCTTCTAATCTTCACAATCATACATgaatcttttgattttgaacataTGCTGACATGTTGGTTGATTCAGAACACTGGTTACTGTCTTCCCTTTTATTTCTTATCAGGTATGCAGCAATTTTGGGCTCCACTCCTGAGGATAAAATCAGCTTGAAACCAGTAAGGTTATTGGCTTGttgtttttatagtttttaagaTGAGAACTgtcttgtgagatcccacatcggttaggttggagaacgaaacaccctttataaaggtgtagaaacctctccctagccgacgcgttttaaaaaccttgaggagaagcctgaaagggaaagcccaaagaggacaatatcggctagtggtgggcctGAGCCGTTACATGTCTATTAAGATGAGATGATCTACTTTTCTTCCATATATAAATCTACAACTTAATCATCATTATGCACATTTCTAGGCCCCGCCTTGCTTGCCAATTCTATCATCACAtgataatttgaatattttgggATCACTACGACTCGGAAAGTACTCGCCGGTAACTTATTTTCTTGTGATCTGGTTGGTTATGTTCGATCGTTCTATGTATGATGTTTTATGGAGCATTTCACTCTTTTCTTGCAGTGGTTTAATGACGTTTTCTCAACTGATATCTCCGAAAAGAGTGAGGACATTCTTGAATTGTTGATGAAAACTCATGGTTGCGAAGTAAGCccattcttattattttttcgaGCTAATTCGTGTACTCGTTGGCTTACATATTTTGTATACTTTATATTGAAATGTGCAAGACTGTAGAAGTTGTTGTGCCTGAGCTGCTTGAAATGCGCACTGCTCATCTTGTTTCCATTGGGTCTGAATTTCTTGCTTCAATGAATCCTGATTGTGAAGATGGGTATGCTACTTTGGCGTCGGAAGATTTATATCGAAATATTTTAGCTTTCATATGATGTGATATTGACTTTCTTCAGGAAAGGTAAAAGATTGACGTATGACAGTCGTACCAGTTCAGCACTATTTCGGTCGTTTACCGCATCAGATTATGTCGCTGCACAGTGTCTTAGGTGAGCTAAACTAGGGACCAGAAAACTTTTCACGTCTTAAATCATCATCCCTTACCTGGAAACTTACATTCTATTTAAGCCGTTGTGTTGCCTTTTGTTTATAGTTATATAACGCGTTGCTTTTAAAATCTTCTCTCCTTTTTactttcaaactctctttcaaaaatctctctaccctcgttttctaaaaccttcttcttaaacAGTGTcagaggcttgagcatacgttACCTGGCCGTAGGCGACACAAATACAAATTAGATTGACTCACTTGGTGTTGGGTGTTGggagtgagtgccgcacaatcgtaAAGTCCactgcgattgtgacaagtttACCTCtcttcataattattttatgactATTGAAGCTTAACTAGTTCTTAGATCGTTTGAATCATCTGTGTTCTGTTTCGTTATGATTCTCTATCCCGAAAAATGTGGATTATGAaggtatattttgttttaggcGGAGAATAATGCATCATCACATGGAAATATTCAAGAAGGTCGATGTAATCGTGACGCCTACAACTGGGTATGTTCTTCATTCTCCACTCCTGTTAATGAATTGAATCTGTGGAGTCTTCTTTAACCCACTTGATCTTGTAGACTGATATCATCACTCATTAGATAGAAAAATAACTCGTTGATAGACAAAATGAAGGGTGGATTCTCATCAACTAGGAAAAAGAACTCACTTCTGTTGTTACCGTTGATAGACTGatatcctcgttggcacaccacctagtgattggctctgataccatttgtaatagtcaaagcccaccgctagtagatattgtcctctttgggcttttcctttcaagcttcccttcaaggtttttaaaatgcgtctactagggagaagtttccacacccttataagggatgtttcgttcccttatccaaccgatgtgggatctcacaatccaccctcttgggtgcccaacgtcctcgctggcacaccgcctggtgattggctttgataccatttgtaacagccaaaacccACCGTTATctaatattgtcctctttgggctttccgttttgagcttcccttcaaggtttttaaaacgcgtctacttgggagaggtttctacactcttataacgaatgcttcgttcccctgtccaactgatgtgagatctcacaatccactcctcttgagcgtcctcgctagcacaccacccggtgatTGGccctaataccatttgtaacagcccaagtccactgttagcagatattgtcctctttgggctttctctttcgagcttcccctcaaggtttctaaaacgcgtctactaagggagaggtttccacacttttataagaaatgtttcgttcccctctccaaccgacgtgggatctcacatattaTATCTACGAGTATTGACGTGGATGCAACTACATACATCCCAGTTTATGATGAGGATTTTGATAAAGAATCTGCATTTGGTCTTTCAAATCAATGCTTAATGTTCTTTAGAGTCTATATATGTATTGAAAGTTCTAATCAGACCATCTGCCGTTAATTGTAGAAAGATACCAAACATAATTTATCTCCCTTAGCATGGCATTGGTTGCCATTATAGACTTTGCTTCTGAGTTATATTCGTTTTCtttatctaaattatattCCTTCAATGATAACAGGATGACTGCACCACTTATACCTCCCAGTGCTCATAAATATGGCGAGACAGACATGCCGGTTACAGGTTTGTGAACATTATGCAAATTATGGTTTAAGAGTTCTCTCATGACAAGCTTATGAgcatttcaaacaaattttttggCATATAATTGAATCCATTGAACTTTTTTAtcacatatatatttatatattctctTTGGATACCGTGCGAAGATCAACCGAAATCTACTTTCAAGATCGGTAGTAGCAAATCTCCATGGCAGAGACATTGGCCCCAGCCCACCGTTAGCTGATATGGTCCACTTTGGACTCTCTTCGGgctcccctcaaagtttttaaaactgtctgctagagagaggtttccacacccttataaagaatgtttcgttctcctccctaaccgatgtgggatctttaCAATCCACCACCCTTTGGGgctagcgttctcgctggcactcgttcccttctccaaacgatgtgggactccccaatccactccccttcagggcccagcgtccttgttggcacattgcctcgtgtccaccccctttggggttcagacttctcgctggcacattgtccggtgtatt
Protein-coding sequences here:
- the LOC111811860 gene encoding fatty acid amide hydrolase, translating into MGKKRVMVPVEKLDLSAVKYEKEVIQAPHLAGFLFKLFVGILEMPVIGSFVVSMLKKQNKIEELLLNTVIPEAPMFKPEFPPQEEEPVVSTLDEDGKPEDRVDKALKCLPHYDPIDRVKSDPSSPFRYWKIRDYAHAYRSRHTTPSMVAEHIISIIQEFNHRKPAAPLLISFDPEEVMKQAAASTQRFEEGNPLSILDGIFIAIKDDIDCYPHPTKGASTWMHEVRSVEKDADSVSRLRRCGVIFVGKANMHELGMGTTGNNPNYGTTRNPHAPDRYTGGSSSGPAAIVASGICSAALGTDGGGSVRIPSSLCGVVGLKTTYGRTSIKGSLCDSGTVEIIGPIASSVEDIMLVYAAILGSTPEDKISLKPAPPCLPILSSHDNLNILGSLRLGKYSPWFNDVFSTDISEKSEDILELLMKTHGCETVEVVVPELLEMRTAHLVSIGSEFLASMNPDCEDGKGKRLTYDSRTSSALFRSFTASDYVAAQCLRRRIMHHHMEIFKKVDVIVTPTTGMTAPLIPPSAHKYGETDMPVTGYLMRFIIAANLIGLPAISVPIGYDKQGLPIGLQLIGRPWGEATILRLASAIEELCGNPKRPMSFYDVLKG